From Triticum aestivum cultivar Chinese Spring chromosome 4A, IWGSC CS RefSeq v2.1, whole genome shotgun sequence, a single genomic window includes:
- the LOC100037613 gene encoding dehydration-responsive element-binding protein 1C produces the protein MDQYNYGGGVAYYGSTTGGVGDNGQGGGYATVTSAPPKRPAGRTKFRETRHPVYRGVRRRGAAGRWVCEVREPNKKSRIWLGTFASPEAAARAHDVAALALRGRAACLNFADSATLLAVDPATLRTPDDIRAAAIALAETACPAAPASSSSVAAAVASAPAPPMTMMQFDDYAMQYGGIGDLDQHSYYYDGLSAAGGDWPSGSHMDGADDDCNGSGGYGAGEVALWSY, from the coding sequence ATGGACCAGTACAACTACGGCGGCGGCGTGGCCTACTACGGCAGCACCACCGGCGGCGTAGGCGACAACGGCCAGGGCGGCGGGTACGCGACGGTGACGTCGGCGCCGCCGAAGCGGCCGGCGGGGCGGACCAAGTTCCGGGAGACGCGCCACCCGGTGTAccggggcgtgcgccggcgcgGCGCGGCCGGGCGGTGGGTGTGCGAGGTGCGCGAGCCCAACAAGAAGTCCCGCATCTGGCTCGGCACCTTCGCCAGCCCCGAGGCCGCGGCCCGCGCCCACGACGTCGCCGCGCTCGCGCTCCGGGGCCGCGCCGCCTGCCTCAACTTCGCCGACTCGGCCACGCTGCTCGCCGTCGACCCCGCCACGCTCCGCACCCCCGACGACATccgcgccgccgccatcgcgcTCGCCGAGACCGCGTGCCCCGCCGCGCCCGCGTCCTCGTCGTCCGTGGCCGCCGCCGTGGCGTCCGCGCCGGCGCCCCCGATGACGATGATGCAGTTTGACGACTACGCGATGCAGTACGGCGGCATTGGGGACTTGGACCAGCATTCCTACTACTACGACGGGTTGAGCGCCGCCGGTGGCGACTGGCCGAGCGGCTCGCACATGGACGGAGCCGACGACGACTGCAACGGCAGCGGTGGCTACGGCGCCGGCGAGGTCGCGCTCTGGAGCTACTGA